In the genome of Streptomyces globosus, one region contains:
- a CDS encoding Uma2 family endonuclease produces MADLTPEQMRRLHDFAEELAALAEHQEDQWKVQTTDGQIFLTMMSPTAPHGLNVVRLRRQIEAQTPEVIALSDTNMGDPETGLTKVPDLMVIAEEDVDDTAKVVNSRDVMLVVEVVSRTNSLTDIRDKLLDYPKMGIPLYVVVDPRKDRKTVTVHSDPSRGPDGIRFRKEVPYAFGETVTAGRWSLDTTSLKSYPAEW; encoded by the coding sequence ATGGCCGATCTCACCCCCGAGCAGATGCGCCGCCTGCACGACTTCGCGGAAGAGCTCGCGGCGCTGGCCGAGCACCAGGAAGACCAGTGGAAGGTGCAGACCACCGACGGCCAGATCTTCCTCACGATGATGAGCCCGACGGCTCCCCATGGCCTGAACGTGGTCCGGCTGCGTCGGCAGATCGAGGCGCAGACCCCGGAGGTCATCGCGCTGAGCGACACGAACATGGGAGATCCGGAGACCGGGTTGACGAAGGTCCCCGACCTGATGGTGATCGCGGAGGAGGACGTCGACGACACCGCGAAGGTCGTGAACTCGCGGGACGTCATGCTGGTGGTCGAGGTCGTCTCACGGACGAACTCCCTGACGGACATCCGCGACAAGCTGCTGGACTACCCGAAGATGGGAATTCCGCTGTACGTCGTGGTGGATCCTCGGAAGGACAGGAAGACGGTCACGGTCCACAGCGACCCTTCGCGGGGACCCGACGGGATCCGCTTCCGCAAGGAAGTCCCCTACGCCTTCGGGGAGACCGTCACCGCCGGCCGATGGTCCCTCGACACGACGTCTCTGAAGAGCTACCCCGCCGAATGGTGA
- the trpS gene encoding tryptophan--tRNA ligase produces the protein MTRIFSGIKPTGHLTLGNYLGAVRQWVEAEHQPDDALFCVVDLHALTVEHDPARVRRLSRQAATLLLAAGLSPDRCTLFVQSHVDEHTRLAYLLECTATDGELRRMVQYKEKAVQARGAGAGVRLSLLTYPVLMAADILAYGAGEVPVGEDQRQHVELTRDLAVRFNQRYGHTFTVPRAVHPAVAARVMDLQDPTSKMGKSFGDGPGVVFLLDEPEVVRRKVMRAVTDSGDGGVVYDRAGRPGVANLLDILAACTGGDPAALADGYAGYGALKRDVAEAVVEVLRPLRERHAELAADPAAVDRVLREGAARARALARPVVDRAYEAIGLLAP, from the coding sequence ATGACGCGGATCTTCAGCGGGATCAAGCCGACCGGCCACCTGACGCTGGGCAACTACCTGGGGGCCGTACGGCAGTGGGTCGAGGCCGAGCACCAACCCGACGACGCCCTGTTCTGCGTAGTCGACCTGCACGCGCTCACCGTCGAGCACGATCCGGCGCGGGTGCGCAGGCTCAGCCGGCAGGCGGCGACCCTGCTGCTGGCGGCCGGGCTGTCGCCCGACCGGTGCACCCTCTTCGTCCAGAGCCACGTCGACGAGCACACACGGCTTGCGTACCTGCTGGAGTGCACCGCCACCGACGGCGAGCTGCGGCGGATGGTCCAGTACAAGGAGAAGGCCGTACAGGCCAGGGGTGCGGGGGCGGGGGTGCGGCTGTCGCTGCTGACGTACCCGGTGCTGATGGCGGCCGACATCCTCGCGTACGGGGCCGGGGAGGTGCCGGTCGGGGAGGACCAGCGGCAGCACGTCGAACTGACCCGGGACCTGGCCGTCCGCTTCAACCAGCGGTACGGGCACACGTTCACGGTGCCGCGGGCGGTCCACCCGGCGGTGGCGGCGCGCGTGATGGACCTCCAGGACCCCACGTCGAAGATGGGCAAGTCGTTCGGGGACGGGCCCGGGGTGGTGTTCCTGCTGGACGAGCCCGAGGTGGTACGGCGGAAGGTGATGCGGGCCGTCACCGACAGCGGGGACGGCGGCGTCGTGTACGACCGGGCCGGGCGGCCCGGGGTCGCGAACCTGCTGGACATCCTCGCCGCCTGTACGGGCGGGGACCCGGCGGCCCTCGCCGACGGGTACGCCGGGTACGGGGCCCTGAAGCGGGACGTGGCCGAGGCGGTGGTGGAGGTGCTGCGGCCGCTGCGGGAGCGGCACGCCGAGCTGGCCGCGGATCCCGCGGCGGTGGACCGGGTGCTGCGCGAGGGCGCGGCGCGGGCGAGGGCGCTGGCGCGGCCGGTGGTGGACCGGGCGTACGAGGCGATCGGGCTCCTGGCGCCCTGA
- the proC gene encoding pyrroline-5-carboxylate reductase, which yields MTQTVAVLGTGKIGEALLSGMIRGGRPAGQLLVTARRPERAEELRARYGVEAVSNAEAAERADTLILTVKPQDMGRLLDELAPHVPADRLVISGAAGIPTSFFEERLAAGTPVVRVMTNTPALVDEAMSVISAGSHATAEHLAHAEEIFGGVGKTLRVPESQQDAATALSGSGPAYFYYLVEAMTDAGILLGLPRAQAHDLIVQAAIGAAVMLRDSGEHPVKLREAVTSPAGTTINAIVELERHGVRAALIAALEAARDRSRELATGSS from the coding sequence ATGACCCAGACAGTCGCAGTCCTCGGTACCGGAAAGATCGGCGAGGCCCTGCTCAGCGGCATGATCCGCGGCGGCCGGCCCGCCGGGCAGCTCCTCGTCACCGCCCGCCGCCCCGAACGCGCCGAGGAACTGCGCGCCCGCTACGGCGTCGAAGCCGTCAGCAACGCCGAGGCCGCCGAGCGGGCCGACACCCTCATCCTCACCGTCAAGCCGCAGGACATGGGCCGCCTCCTCGACGAACTCGCCCCCCACGTCCCCGCGGACCGCCTCGTCATCAGCGGCGCCGCCGGCATCCCCACGTCCTTCTTCGAGGAGCGGCTCGCCGCCGGCACGCCCGTCGTCCGCGTCATGACGAACACGCCGGCCCTCGTCGACGAGGCGATGTCCGTCATCTCGGCCGGCAGCCACGCCACCGCCGAGCACCTCGCCCACGCCGAGGAGATCTTCGGCGGCGTCGGCAAGACCCTCCGCGTCCCCGAATCCCAGCAGGACGCGGCGACGGCCCTGTCCGGCTCCGGGCCCGCCTACTTCTACTACCTCGTCGAGGCCATGACCGACGCCGGCATCCTCCTCGGCCTGCCGCGCGCCCAGGCGCACGACCTCATCGTCCAGGCCGCCATCGGAGCGGCCGTCATGCTCCGCGACAGCGGCGAGCACCCGGTCAAGCTCCGCGAGGCCGTCACCTCCCCGGCCGGCACCACGATCAACGCGATCGTCGAACTCGAACGCCACGGCGTCCGCGCCGCCCTCATCGCCGCCCTCGAAGCGGCCCGCGACCGCAGCCGCGAACTCGCCACCGGCAGCAGCTGA
- a CDS encoding protein kinase domain-containing protein produces MQSRRADWVGFPEYAGQYRLEGVLGSGGMGVVHLATSGSGLKLAVKIVHPQHAVDPEFRARFRQEVAAARRVSGAFTAPVVDADPDAERPWMATLFIDAPTLAERVRERVLDAAELTRLAAGLAEALRDIHRAGVVHRDLKPGNVLMAPDGVRVIDFGISRPADSQLRTETGKLIGTPPYMAPEQFQRPREVGPAADVFALGAVLVHAATGRGPFDSDSHYLVAYQVVHGEPDLSGLPERLAPVVARCLAKDPADRPTAGELIAEVRAVAYPTAEDTQAFIPQPRPRPAAEAVGRAGAEDATHVRSRAPEPEPEPGAGAGGDGGAGGPGEAGGPRPRARRWSRRRRGAVAAAVLAASALAAGGVYAAGSDGGESLAARTAGRSAPPQQPPAPWAVTPGGPAQGGAGAACAADGTALYCAGAGLAAVRLDAADGTAVWSVPAAGRSAPGTAQEAPLLAGGLVLTAAPGAGLLQARDPDTGAERWRHPLPGGARAVAAGGHVLAVSASGTATALDPATGAVRWTRQVGGTGTQWWGGTQDPAGPALYAAVPDGDGSATRVAAVDPATGAARWQLRTAGLLQPVGAAQGGLFLLDSDLEGKTEAVVRIDLGTRAVKRVRPGTPLYQTQASVGGDGVVYAFGASGGLAAIGPAKEQWRLETGLAVASRPVFADGRVFLSAPDGRLLAVDAAAGRLLGQTKPRMAAAPNTFTAALPAPVAVAGRVFASAPDGTVFAEDAARPAAW; encoded by the coding sequence GTGCAGTCGCGGCGTGCGGACTGGGTGGGCTTTCCGGAGTACGCCGGGCAGTACCGGCTCGAAGGGGTGCTCGGCTCCGGGGGGATGGGCGTCGTCCATCTCGCCACGTCCGGGTCGGGGCTGAAACTCGCCGTCAAGATCGTGCATCCGCAGCATGCGGTCGACCCCGAGTTCCGGGCGCGTTTCCGCCAGGAGGTCGCCGCCGCGCGGCGGGTGAGCGGGGCCTTCACGGCGCCCGTCGTGGACGCCGACCCGGACGCCGAACGGCCCTGGATGGCGACCCTGTTCATCGACGCGCCGACGCTCGCCGAGCGGGTCCGCGAGCGGGTCCTGGACGCCGCCGAGCTGACGCGGCTCGCCGCCGGGCTCGCGGAGGCGCTGCGGGACATCCACCGGGCGGGCGTCGTGCACCGGGACCTCAAGCCGGGGAACGTGCTGATGGCGCCCGACGGGGTCCGGGTCATCGACTTCGGGATCTCCCGGCCCGCGGACAGCCAGCTGCGCACGGAGACCGGCAAGCTGATCGGGACGCCGCCCTACATGGCGCCCGAGCAGTTCCAGCGGCCCCGCGAGGTCGGCCCGGCCGCGGACGTCTTCGCCCTGGGGGCGGTGCTGGTGCACGCGGCGACCGGGCGCGGGCCGTTCGACTCCGACAGCCACTACCTCGTCGCGTACCAGGTGGTGCACGGCGAGCCCGACCTGAGCGGGCTGCCGGAGCGGCTCGCCCCGGTCGTGGCGCGGTGCCTGGCGAAGGACCCGGCGGACCGGCCCACCGCCGGGGAGCTGATCGCGGAGGTGCGGGCGGTCGCGTACCCGACCGCCGAGGACACGCAGGCGTTCATCCCGCAGCCGCGGCCCCGCCCGGCCGCGGAGGCGGTGGGGCGGGCCGGCGCCGAGGACGCCACGCACGTACGGAGCCGCGCGCCGGAGCCGGAGCCGGAGCCGGGGGCGGGCGCGGGCGGGGACGGCGGCGCCGGGGGGCCGGGCGAGGCCGGCGGGCCGCGGCCGCGCGCCCGGCGCTGGTCGCGGCGGCGGCGCGGTGCCGTCGCGGCCGCGGTGCTGGCGGCGTCCGCCCTGGCGGCGGGCGGCGTGTACGCGGCCGGCTCGGACGGCGGGGAGTCGCTGGCCGCCCGTACCGCCGGCCGGAGCGCGCCCCCGCAGCAGCCGCCCGCCCCGTGGGCGGTCACTCCGGGCGGACCGGCTCAGGGCGGTGCGGGCGCCGCGTGCGCGGCGGACGGAACGGCCCTGTACTGCGCGGGGGCGGGCCTGGCCGCGGTACGGCTCGACGCGGCGGACGGGACGGCCGTGTGGAGCGTGCCGGCCGCCGGCCGGAGCGCACCCGGGACCGCGCAGGAGGCCCCGCTGCTGGCGGGCGGGCTCGTCCTGACCGCGGCGCCGGGCGCCGGCCTGCTCCAGGCGCGGGACCCGGACACGGGTGCGGAACGGTGGCGGCACCCGCTGCCGGGCGGCGCCCGGGCGGTCGCGGCGGGCGGGCACGTCCTCGCCGTGTCGGCGTCGGGGACGGCGACCGCGCTGGACCCGGCGACCGGCGCGGTCCGCTGGACCAGGCAGGTCGGCGGCACCGGCACGCAGTGGTGGGGCGGCACGCAGGATCCCGCGGGGCCCGCCCTGTACGCGGCCGTGCCCGACGGCGACGGCTCCGCGACCCGGGTGGCGGCGGTGGACCCGGCGACCGGCGCGGCCCGCTGGCAGCTGCGCACGGCCGGGCTGCTCCAGCCGGTCGGGGCGGCGCAGGGCGGGCTGTTCCTGCTGGACAGCGACCTGGAGGGGAAGACGGAGGCGGTCGTCCGGATCGACCTCGGCACCCGCGCCGTGAAGCGGGTCCGCCCGGGCACCCCGCTCTACCAGACGCAGGCGTCGGTCGGCGGGGACGGCGTCGTGTACGCCTTCGGCGCCTCGGGCGGCCTGGCGGCGATCGGCCCGGCGAAGGAGCAGTGGCGGCTGGAGACGGGCCTGGCGGTGGCGTCCCGGCCGGTCTTCGCGGACGGCCGCGTCTTCCTGTCCGCGCCGGACGGCCGCCTGCTGGCGGTGGACGCGGCCGCGGGCCGCCTGCTGGGCCAGACGAAGCCCCGTATGGCGGCCGCCCCGAACACCTTCACGGCAGCCCTGCCGGCCCCGGTCGCGGTGGCCGGCCGCGTCTTCGCCTCCGCCCCGGACGGCACGGTCTTCGCTGAGGACGCCGCCCGCCCGGCCGCCTGGTAG
- a CDS encoding PKD domain-containing protein: MRPTRVATLLTAGLVTLLGMPGAAAAADTPSTLYVDNRDASRCSDAGPGSQAVPYCTLSAAAKVVQPGQTVKIRPGKQYDESVTIDRSGEPGRPIAFALDPVGDRRHAEPAYTRAVTIRGASHVRLSGLRAFGGVTISGAAGIRLEGVSVTKGNLPDALLVEGSTDVQVVRSEIAGVRIAGGSRDTVVSRSMLIGSRGQAVTAVDAPGTILTNNMIVGYCGAMASVGGGSTGSGLFNNVLHNSRTSDHCKSAEPRQGIAVAPGAVEGTRVDYNLTIANAPLQQVYAWSGAVHPTPEAFRAATGQGAHDLLTSDPREASVSLAVDSADATAPGVTTTDYDGYPMSDDPRVPNTGRNGGYLDRGARETHDFLSKVWMDVEPSWAPAGTPVEVRAYSDSKWPTMMSYRVDFGDGSAPVAAVDSGDGAPRASHVYRSPCECKVTVTGVNGGGTTFSDERTVRVTAATPPAAAFTAEPVLPASADPSSHVRPLTVRIDPSGTTAPWPVRFVHVDFGDGSGTSTEHTGPVEHTYARPGTYGVTVTVRDSQGTETTATRRVQVDYAPSAYTAVAPFRLLDSRTTGSALHSGGPVQVALPVGQAVPGHALSGGMAAAVLNVTVTGATEDTHLSVWPSGQPRPATSNVNVRAGGTSSNTVTVPVGADGRIQAQLNSGRAELVVDFAGYYQPGAGHRFTPVAPTRLADTRTAGGALGGGQIRTVKVAGTAGIPAGATAVALNLTGTGATADAHVIAYPDPARRPATSNLNVEPGKDKSNQAIVPVGPDGTITLWTNTGSTHVVVDAVGWYGKDGRALFTPAVPKRLADTRTTGRLAPGATAAVTGLPAGAVGAVLNVTATESTGAGFLTVYAAGAARPAASSVNTRPGDTVPNHVTTPVSGGGAAVWNSFGGSTHVIADLLGHFTQP; encoded by the coding sequence GTGCGTCCCACCCGCGTGGCGACCCTGTTGACCGCAGGCCTCGTCACCCTCCTCGGCATGCCCGGCGCCGCGGCCGCCGCCGACACGCCGTCCACGCTCTACGTCGACAACCGCGACGCCTCCCGCTGCTCCGACGCCGGCCCCGGTTCGCAGGCCGTCCCGTACTGCACGCTCTCGGCCGCGGCCAAGGTCGTGCAGCCGGGGCAGACCGTGAAGATCAGGCCGGGGAAGCAGTACGACGAGTCGGTCACCATCGACCGGTCCGGCGAGCCGGGACGGCCGATCGCCTTCGCCCTGGATCCGGTCGGGGACCGCCGTCACGCGGAGCCGGCCTACACCAGGGCCGTGACCATCCGTGGAGCCTCCCACGTCCGGCTCAGCGGTCTGCGCGCCTTCGGCGGCGTCACGATCAGCGGTGCTGCCGGGATCCGGCTGGAGGGCGTCTCCGTGACGAAGGGCAACCTTCCCGACGCACTCCTCGTCGAGGGCAGCACGGACGTGCAGGTCGTCCGCAGCGAGATCGCCGGCGTCCGGATCGCGGGCGGTTCCCGCGACACCGTCGTGAGCCGCAGCATGCTCATCGGCTCACGGGGTCAGGCCGTCACCGCGGTGGACGCGCCCGGAACGATCCTGACCAACAACATGATCGTCGGGTACTGCGGGGCGATGGCCTCCGTCGGCGGCGGCTCGACCGGCAGCGGACTCTTCAACAACGTGCTCCACAACAGCCGCACTTCCGACCACTGCAAGTCGGCCGAGCCCCGCCAGGGCATCGCGGTCGCACCGGGTGCCGTCGAGGGCACCCGCGTCGACTACAACCTGACCATCGCGAATGCCCCGCTGCAGCAGGTGTACGCCTGGTCCGGCGCGGTCCATCCGACGCCCGAAGCCTTCCGCGCGGCGACCGGCCAGGGCGCCCACGACCTGCTGACCTCGGATCCCCGTGAAGCGAGCGTCTCGCTCGCCGTCGACTCCGCCGACGCGACGGCTCCCGGCGTGACCACCACCGACTACGACGGCTACCCGATGTCCGACGACCCCCGGGTGCCCAACACCGGGCGCAACGGCGGGTACCTCGACCGCGGCGCCCGCGAGACGCACGACTTCCTGTCCAAGGTGTGGATGGACGTCGAACCGTCCTGGGCGCCGGCCGGCACCCCCGTCGAGGTGCGGGCGTACTCGGACAGCAAGTGGCCGACGATGATGAGCTACCGGGTCGACTTCGGTGACGGCAGCGCCCCTGTCGCCGCGGTCGACTCCGGGGACGGTGCGCCGCGCGCCTCGCACGTGTACCGCTCCCCGTGCGAGTGCAAGGTCACGGTGACGGGCGTCAACGGCGGCGGAACCACCTTCTCCGACGAGAGGACCGTTCGGGTCACCGCGGCCACCCCGCCTGCCGCGGCCTTCACCGCCGAGCCTGTCCTGCCGGCCTCGGCCGACCCGAGCAGCCACGTACGGCCGCTGACGGTGCGGATCGACCCGTCCGGCACGACGGCTCCCTGGCCCGTGCGGTTCGTGCATGTCGACTTCGGGGACGGCTCCGGGACGAGCACCGAGCACACGGGCCCCGTCGAGCACACCTACGCCCGCCCCGGCACCTACGGGGTGACCGTCACCGTCCGCGACTCGCAGGGGACGGAGACCACCGCCACCCGGAGGGTGCAGGTCGACTACGCGCCGTCCGCGTACACCGCCGTCGCACCGTTCCGGCTGCTGGACAGCCGCACCACCGGCAGCGCCCTCCACAGCGGGGGGCCCGTCCAGGTGGCGCTGCCCGTCGGGCAGGCCGTGCCGGGCCACGCCCTCTCCGGCGGCATGGCCGCCGCCGTCCTCAATGTGACCGTCACCGGCGCGACCGAGGACACGCACCTGAGCGTGTGGCCGTCGGGTCAGCCGCGGCCCGCGACGTCCAACGTGAACGTCCGGGCCGGCGGCACGTCCTCCAACACGGTCACCGTGCCTGTCGGCGCCGACGGCCGGATACAGGCGCAGCTCAACTCGGGCCGGGCGGAACTCGTCGTCGACTTCGCCGGCTACTACCAGCCCGGCGCCGGCCACCGGTTCACGCCGGTCGCCCCGACCCGCCTCGCCGACACCCGCACAGCGGGCGGCGCGCTGGGCGGCGGGCAGATCCGCACGGTCAAGGTCGCCGGAACCGCGGGTATCCCGGCCGGCGCGACCGCGGTCGCGCTGAACCTGACGGGAACGGGCGCCACCGCAGACGCGCACGTCATCGCCTACCCCGATCCGGCGCGGCGGCCGGCCACCTCGAACCTCAACGTCGAGCCCGGCAAGGACAAGTCCAACCAGGCGATCGTTCCCGTCGGCCCGGACGGGACCATCACCCTGTGGACCAACACCGGCTCCACCCACGTCGTCGTGGACGCGGTCGGCTGGTACGGCAAGGACGGCCGGGCCCTGTTCACCCCCGCAGTGCCCAAGCGCCTCGCCGACACCCGCACCACCGGCAGGCTCGCCCCGGGTGCGACCGCCGCGGTCACCGGCCTGCCGGCGGGTGCCGTCGGGGCCGTCCTCAACGTGACGGCGACCGAGTCCACCGGCGCCGGGTTCCTCACCGTCTACGCGGCCGGCGCAGCGCGCCCCGCGGCCAGCAGCGTGAACACCCGGCCCGGGGACACCGTCCCCAACCACGTCACCACGCCCGTCTCGGGCGGCGGTGCGGCCGTGTGGAACAGCTTCGGCGGCAGCACGCACGTGATCGCCGACCTGCTCGGCCACTTCACCCAGCCCTGA
- the ilvD gene encoding dihydroxy-acid dehydratase — protein sequence MPELRSRTVTHGRNMAGARALMRASGVASEDIGKPIVAVANSFTEFVPGHTHLAPVGRIVSDAIRAAGAVPREFNTIAVDDGIAMGHGGMLYSLPSRDLIADSVEYMVEAHCADALICISNCDKITPGMLMAAMRLNIPVVFVSGGPMEAGQATLVDGTVRKLDLINAIVDAVNENVSDEDVLRIEENACPTCGSCSGMFTANSMNCLAEAIGLALPGNGSVLATHTARRALYEQAGRTVVEITKRYYEDGDESVLPRNIATREAFENAMALDIAMGGSTNTILHLLAAAQEAGLDYDLKDIDAVSRRVPCLAKVAPNVAPGGTYYMEDVHRAGGIPAILGELHRGGLLNKDVTTVHSRGLEDWLATWDARSGTASAEAMELWHAAPGCKRSATAFSQSERWESLDLDAENGCIRSVQHAYSKDGGLAVLKGNIAVDGCVVKTAGVDESIWTFEGPAVVCESQDEAVEKILSKQVKEGDVVVIRYEGPKGGPGMQEMLYPTSFLKGRGLGKACALITDGRFSGGTSGLSIGHASPEAASGGTIALVEDGDRIRIDIPNRSIDLLVDEAVLEARREALGGVYAPKNRERKVSAALRAYAAMATSADKGAVRDVSKLTG from the coding sequence ATGCCCGAGCTGAGGTCCCGCACTGTCACCCACGGCCGCAACATGGCGGGCGCCCGCGCCCTCATGCGTGCGTCGGGCGTAGCGAGCGAGGACATCGGGAAGCCGATCGTCGCGGTCGCCAACTCCTTCACCGAGTTCGTCCCCGGCCACACCCACCTCGCGCCGGTCGGCCGGATCGTCTCCGACGCCATCCGCGCGGCAGGGGCCGTCCCCCGTGAGTTCAACACCATCGCCGTCGACGACGGCATCGCCATGGGCCACGGCGGCATGCTCTACTCGCTGCCGTCGCGCGACCTGATCGCCGACTCCGTCGAGTACATGGTCGAGGCGCACTGCGCCGACGCCCTGATCTGCATCTCCAACTGCGACAAGATCACCCCGGGCATGCTGATGGCCGCGATGCGCCTGAACATCCCGGTCGTCTTCGTCTCCGGCGGCCCCATGGAGGCCGGCCAGGCCACCCTCGTCGACGGCACCGTCCGCAAACTCGACCTGATCAACGCCATCGTCGACGCGGTCAACGAGAACGTCTCCGACGAGGACGTGCTGCGCATCGAGGAGAACGCCTGCCCCACCTGCGGCTCGTGTTCCGGCATGTTCACCGCCAACTCGATGAACTGCCTCGCCGAGGCCATCGGCCTCGCCCTCCCCGGCAACGGCTCCGTCCTCGCCACCCACACCGCCCGCCGCGCCCTCTACGAACAGGCCGGCCGCACCGTCGTCGAGATCACCAAGCGGTACTACGAGGACGGCGACGAATCCGTCCTCCCCCGCAACATCGCCACCCGCGAGGCCTTCGAGAACGCCATGGCCCTCGACATCGCCATGGGCGGCTCGACCAACACGATCCTGCACCTCCTGGCCGCCGCCCAGGAAGCCGGCCTCGACTACGACCTGAAGGACATCGACGCCGTCTCCCGCCGCGTCCCCTGCCTGGCCAAGGTCGCCCCGAACGTCGCCCCCGGCGGCACCTACTACATGGAGGACGTCCACCGGGCCGGCGGCATCCCCGCCATCCTCGGCGAACTCCACCGCGGCGGCCTCCTCAACAAGGACGTCACCACCGTCCACTCCCGGGGCCTGGAGGACTGGCTCGCCACCTGGGACGCCCGCTCCGGCACCGCCTCCGCGGAGGCGATGGAGCTGTGGCACGCCGCCCCCGGATGCAAGCGCTCCGCGACGGCCTTCTCCCAGTCCGAGCGCTGGGAGTCCCTCGACCTCGACGCCGAGAACGGCTGCATCCGCTCCGTGCAGCACGCGTACAGCAAGGACGGCGGCCTCGCCGTCCTCAAGGGCAACATCGCCGTCGACGGCTGCGTCGTGAAGACCGCCGGCGTCGACGAGTCGATCTGGACCTTCGAGGGCCCGGCCGTCGTCTGCGAATCCCAGGACGAGGCCGTCGAGAAGATCCTCTCCAAGCAGGTCAAGGAGGGCGACGTCGTCGTCATCCGCTACGAGGGCCCCAAGGGCGGCCCCGGCATGCAGGAGATGCTCTACCCGACCTCCTTCCTCAAGGGCCGCGGCCTCGGCAAGGCCTGCGCCCTGATCACCGACGGCCGCTTCTCCGGCGGCACCTCCGGCCTGTCCATCGGCCACGCCTCCCCGGAGGCCGCCTCGGGCGGCACGATCGCCCTCGTCGAGGACGGCGACCGCATCCGCATCGACATCCCGAACCGCTCGATCGACCTCCTCGTCGACGAGGCCGTGCTGGAGGCCCGCCGCGAGGCCCTCGGCGGCGTCTACGCCCCGAAGAACCGCGAACGCAAGGTCTCGGCCGCCCTCCGCGCCTACGCGGCGATGGCGACGAGCGCCGACAAGGGCGCGGTCCGCGACGTCTCGAAGCTGACGGGCTGA
- a CDS encoding HAD family hydrolase, translated as MRYDLVIFDNDGVLVDSEPVANTILAGYLTELGHPTSYEDSVRDYMGAAVHRVHDLVRERTGQRLPDDFDDTLHARTFAAFARELAPVPGVEDVLAALTAHEIPYCLASSGSHERIRVGHRAAGLGRWFGDGIVFSAQDVGRGKPAPDLFLHAARSMGVPPARCVVVEDSPLGVQAALAAGMDVYGFTGMMPAERLAGATGHFSDMKELPRLLELPV; from the coding sequence ATGCGCTATGACCTCGTCATCTTCGACAACGACGGTGTGCTGGTGGACAGCGAGCCCGTCGCCAACACCATCCTCGCCGGGTACCTCACCGAGCTCGGGCACCCCACCTCCTACGAGGACTCCGTCCGCGACTACATGGGCGCCGCCGTGCACCGCGTCCACGACCTCGTCCGGGAGCGGACCGGTCAGCGGCTGCCGGACGACTTCGACGACACCCTCCACGCGCGGACCTTCGCCGCGTTCGCGCGCGAACTCGCCCCCGTCCCCGGTGTCGAGGACGTGCTCGCCGCACTCACCGCGCACGAAATCCCGTACTGCCTCGCCTCCTCCGGCAGCCACGAGCGGATACGGGTCGGCCACCGGGCCGCCGGGCTCGGCCGGTGGTTCGGCGACGGCATCGTCTTCAGCGCCCAGGACGTCGGCCGCGGCAAGCCCGCCCCCGACCTCTTCCTGCACGCCGCCCGCAGCATGGGCGTGCCGCCCGCCCGCTGCGTCGTCGTCGAGGACAGCCCGCTCGGCGTCCAGGCCGCCCTCGCCGCCGGCATGGACGTCTACGGGTTCACCGGCATGATGCCCGCCGAGCGGCTCGCCGGCGCCACCGGCCACTTCTCCGACATGAAGGAGCTGCCCCGCCTCCTCGAACTGCCCGTGTGA
- a CDS encoding peptidase → MSVENDSGQVQSTASGSGFPTFPIAPGYRVNVRSGPGTNHSIVRVLPYGAWVGIRCQCSGTTVTGPYGTSNIWDCIGNGEFVSDAYVKTGSDGYVAGLCG, encoded by the coding sequence ATGTCCGTCGAGAACGATTCCGGCCAAGTCCAGAGCACGGCGTCCGGCTCCGGCTTCCCGACCTTTCCGATCGCTCCGGGCTACCGGGTGAACGTCCGCAGCGGGCCGGGCACCAACCACTCCATCGTCCGCGTCCTGCCGTACGGCGCATGGGTCGGCATCCGCTGCCAGTGCAGCGGGACGACCGTGACGGGCCCGTACGGCACGTCGAACATCTGGGACTGCATCGGGAACGGCGAGTTCGTCTCCGACGCGTACGTGAAGACCGGCAGCGACGGCTACGTCGCCGGCCTCTGCGGCTGA